In Rhinoraja longicauda isolate Sanriku21f chromosome 16, sRhiLon1.1, whole genome shotgun sequence, the genomic stretch aaggtgtgacagtttgggtcgagaccgtccttcaggctgagagtcaggggagagggagatatggagatgaggaagtgtaaggtgtgtgaACGAGGCAAAGGTAATGGAGatctaggaaaatgtagaatagatcattgttagctaggagtaggtcacaacaaagcaaacagataaaatgtaatcggggacagtcagactggtcagagaacagggaagggggcgggTTGTTGAAAGAGGGAaaagcaagggtgacttgaagataaagaagtcaatattcataatgGCAAAAGTCAGCCAATTTGCTGTTGAGCACCTTACTTTCAGGCTCACTGTCACAGTGTGATGTCACAGTTCACCTCAGATATAGAAGTTGTCTGAAACACTGATCTTTACCTGTTAATCGTTTACCTGTCCGGGGTATGACTGCGGATGGTCATACAGCCCTGAAGTGAACAAAGAGAAAGATGATTGAACCTTATTACTTTCCATctcagtgaggaatatggaatctgctatggtggatgtttatgttaaattttatgtgcatgcagtcttgttgcttttcacttagtatggctgtatggtaactcaaatatcactgtaccttaattggtacatgtgataataaattgatcttgaaatctaatTTACTCTAAACTCTTTTTCCAGGGTAGAAGAAGCAGAGGATTGATGTCCAGGAATCTCAAACTCATTCATTTCACCGGCACCTGAATGCGTGGGAGGGATTCGCTGTGTCAGTTGATCCGACCAGAGGCCAGAGAGTTCACAGCATGGAGAAATTACTCGCCGGCTCTGAGTGTGAGCACGGATTACAACAATCTTCCCACCTCGTGACCCAACGGCAAGTTCACACCGTGGAGAAGCCATTTACCTGCCCcgattgtgggaagggattcccTGAAGCGGACAGCCTGAGGAGGCACCAACAAatccacactggggagaggccgtttGTCTGCTCCGTGTGTGGAAAGGGATTCCCTCGTTCATTTTCGTTGTTGATGCACCAGCGAATTCACACCGGCGAGAGGCCGTTcatctgctctgagtgtgggaaggggttCAAACAAGCCTGCCACCTGGTGGTCCACTGGCATGTTCACGCTGTGAAGAAACCATTTCCCTGTCCGGCttgcgggaagggattcactcaGGCAGTCAACCTGGAGCGGCACCAGCTTATTCACACCAAGGAGAGGCCACACACCTGCACTGAATGTGGGAAGGGTTTTTTAAATTTGTCTGCGTTGCAGATCCACCGGAGAACTCACACCGGCGAGAGGCCCTTCGTCTGCtccgagtgtgggaagggattcagccAATCTTCTCACCTGAAGGGACACCACCGGCAAGTTCACGCTGTGGAGAAACCGTTTGCCTGTCCcgattgtgggaagggattctcTCGAGCGACCCAGCTGACGTGGCACCAGCAGATTCACACCGGCCAGAGGCCGTTCGCCTGCCTCGAGTGCGGAAAGGGGTTCATTGAATCGTCTCAGTTGCTGATCCACCAGAGAATTCACACGGGGGAGAAGCCGTTCGTCTGCTCTGAGTGCGGGAAGAGATTCATTGAATCAGCTGCGTTAGAGATACACCAGAGAattcacaccggagagaggccacaCACCTGCgctgagtgtgggaaggggttCAACCAAGCTTCCCACCTAGTGACCCACCAGCAggttcacgctgtggacaaaccaCTTGCCTGTCCcgattgtgggaagggattcccTGAAGCGGAGAGCCTGAGGAGGCACCAACAAatccacactggggagaggccgtttGTCTGCTCCGTGTGTGGAAAGGGATTCGCTCGTTCATTTTCGTTGTTGATGCACCAGCGAATTCACACCGGCCAGAGGCCGTTcatctgctctgagtgtgggaaggggttCAACCAAGCCTCCCACCTGGTGGTCCACCGGCAAGTTCACGCTGTGAAGAAACCATTTCCCTGTCCGGCttgcgggaagggattcactcaGGCAGTCAACCTGGAGAGGCATCAGCTTATTCACACCAAGGAGAGGCCACACACCTGCGCTGAATGTGGGAAGGTTTTTTTTCATTCGTCTGAGTTGCAGATCCACCGGAGaactcacaccggggagaggcccttCATCTGCTCTGAGTGCGGGAAGGGATTTACTAGTTTCTCTGTCATGACAACACACCAGAgagttcacactggggagaggccattcacctgtagtgagtgtgggaagggattcgctCATTCATCGACGTTGGCAAGACACCAGAGTATTCACACCAGGCAGATGCCGTACAGCTGCTCTGAGTGTGCGAAGGGCTTTGCTcactttgatcagctgagaaTCCACCAGCGCGTGCACACTGGAGAGAAACCGTTTGCCTGTCCCGATTGTGGCAAGAGATTCACTCAAgcgggcagtctgaagaagcaccAGCGAATTCACACCCGAGAGAGGCCGTTcatctgctctgagtgtgggaagggattcaacCAAGCTTCCCACCTAGTGACCCACCAGCAacttcacgctgtggacaaaccaCTTGCCTGCCCcgattgtgggaagggattcccTGAAGCGGACAGCCTGAGGAGGCACCAACAAatccacactggggagaggccgtttGTCTGCTCCGTGTGTGGAAAGGGATTCGCTCGTTCATTTACGTTGTTGAGGCACCAGCGAATTCACACCGGCGAGAGGCCGTTcatctgctctgagtgtgggaaggggttCAAACAAGCCTGCACCCTGGTGGTCCACCGGCAAGTTCACGCTGTGAAGAAACCATTTCCCTGTCCGGCttgcgggaagggattcactcaGGCAGTCAACCTGGAGAGGCACCAGCTTATTCACACCAAGGAGAGGCCACTCACCTGTGCTGAATGTGGGAAGGGTTTTTTTAAATCGTCTGAGTTGCAGATCCACCGAAGaactcacaccggggagaggcccttCGTCTGCtccgagtgtgggaagggattcagccAATCTTCTCACCTGAAGGTACACCACCGGCAAGTTCACGCTGGGGAGAAACCGTTTGCCTGTCCCGATTGTGGGAAGGAATTCTCTCGAGGGACCCAGCTGACGTGGCACCAGCTGATTCACACCGGCCAGAGGCCGTTCGCCTGCCTCGAGTGCGGAAAGGAGTTCATTGGATCGTCTCAGTTGCTGATCCACCAGAGAATTCACACGGGGGAGAAGCCGTTCGTCTGCTCTGGGTGCGGGAAGAGATTCATTGAATCAGCTGCATTAGAGATACACCAGAGAattcacaccggagagaggccacaCACCTGTGCTGAATGTGGGAAGGGTTTTTTTTATTCGTCTCAGTTGCTGATCCACCAGAGAATTCACACGGTGGAGAAGCCGTTCGTCTGCTTTGAGTGCGGGAAGAGATTCATTGAATCAGCTGCGTTAGAGATACACCAGAGAattcacaccggagagaggccacaCACCTGTGCTGAATGTGGGAAGGGTTTTTTTTATTCGTCTCAGTTGCAGATCCACCAGAGAattcacaccggagagaggccacaCACCTGCGCTGAGTGCGGGAAGAGATTTACTCGTTTGTCTGACATGACAATACACCAGAGAGTTCACACTGGTGAGAGGCCGTTCACTTGtagtgagtgtgggaagggattcgctCATTCATCGTCGATGGCAAGACACCAGAGTATTCACACCGGGCAGAAGCCACACACCTGCGCTGAATGTGGGGGAGGTTTTTTTCATTCGTCTGAGTTGCAGATCCACCAGAGaactcacaccggggagaggcccttCGTCTGCTCCGAGTGTGGGAAGGCATTTATTAGTTTGTCTGTCATGACAACACACCAGAgagttcacactggggagaggccattcacctgtagtgagtgtgggaagggattcgctCAGTCATCGACGTTGGTAAGACACCAGAGTATTCACACCGGGCAGAAGCCGTACAGCTGCTCTGAGTGTGCGAAGGGCTTTGCTcactttgatcagctgag encodes the following:
- the LOC144601083 gene encoding uncharacterized protein LOC144601083, with protein sequence MEKLLAGSECEHGLQQSSHLVTQRQVHTVEKPFTCPDCGKGFPEADSLRRHQQIHTGERPFVCSVCGKGFPRSFSLLMHQRIHTGERPFICSECGKGFKQACHLVVHWHVHAVKKPFPCPACGKGFTQAVNLERHQLIHTKERPHTCTECGKGFLNLSALQIHRRTHTGERPFVCSECGKGFSQSSHLKGHHRQVHAVEKPFACPDCGKGFSRATQLTWHQQIHTGQRPFACLECGKGFIESSQLLIHQRIHTGEKPFVCSECGKRFIESAALEIHQRIHTGERPHTCAECGKGFNQASHLVTHQQVHAVDKPLACPDCGKGFPEAESLRRHQQIHTGERPFVCSVCGKGFARSFSLLMHQRIHTGQRPFICSECGKGFNQASHLVVHRQVHAVKKPFPCPACGKGFTQAVNLERHQLIHTKERPHTCAECGKVFFHSSELQIHRRTHTGERPFICSECGKGFTSFSVMTTHQRVHTGERPFTCSECGKGFAHSSTLARHQSIHTRQMPYSCSECAKGFAHFDQLRIHQRVHTGEKPFACPDCGKRFTQAGSLKKHQRIHTRERPFICSECGKGFNQASHLVTHQQLHAVDKPLACPDCGKGFPEADSLRRHQQIHTGERPFVCSVCGKGFARSFTLLRHQRIHTGERPFICSECGKGFKQACTLVVHRQVHAVKKPFPCPACGKGFTQAVNLERHQLIHTKERPLTCAECGKGFFKSSELQIHRRTHTGERPFVCSECGKGFSQSSHLKVHHRQVHAGEKPFACPDCGKEFSRGTQLTWHQLIHTGQRPFACLECGKEFIGSSQLLIHQRIHTGEKPFVCSGCGKRFIESAALEIHQRIHTGERPHTCAECGKGFFYSSQLLIHQRIHTVEKPFVCFECGKRFIESAALEIHQRIHTGERPHTCAECGKGFFYSSQLQIHQRIHTGERPHTCAECGKRFTRLSDMTIHQRVHTGERPFTCSECGKGFAHSSSMARHQSIHTGQKPHTCAECGGGFFHSSELQIHQRTHTGERPFVCSECGKAFISLSVMTTHQRVHTGERPFTCSECGKGFAQSSTLVRHQSIHTGQKPYSCSECAKGFAHFDQLRIHQRVHTGEKPFACPDCGKRFTRVGILKKHRQIHTEERPLTGSGCVEGLSEPRTAEGIVVRRGRVPQRRKPAWAGSSRRAPHSRTAADPVTDAEPVKSGPRCRSPRTKTGAAARETTQDEHGCQRDHLSLESAVTTAVHHTQD